The DNA sequence GTCACGCTCgtgttatcgttttttttttttttttttttttaatgtgacgaTGACGATAATCAGCGCTCGGACTCAATTAGCGAGCAAGTGGATTTTCTGTTCACAATGGACAGGATCAAATGATGGCATTCACAAGTGTCGCTCTCAGACATTTCCCTTCGTCTGTGGCGTTCAGGAACAACATGATGGAACTCACGAGTGTCGTTTTCATTTGTCACACCAACAGAGAACAACACaccgccattgttttttttcgcgTGTCAAATGTCAGCCATGGTGGCCTGGCTCGAAGCGACAACAGTAACCACGCGAGCGCGATGACGTCATGGAACGCCGTCGTTCACGTCTATGTGCATCCGACGGAGCAGTTGGTGAGGGTCGGCGCCCTGCACAGGCCTTTCCCCTTCACCTGGAAGCCGCAGCCCTTGTAGTTGGCCACGCCGCGGGCGTCCACCCGGAGGTCCGGCTGAACGTGCTCCCACACGCGCTGCTTGGCCTGCAGCTCCGGCTCAGGTTCACCTggtaggcacacacacacacacacacacacacacacacacgtgcacactgaTGTCATTCTAAATTTGAAGATTACGGTGCACTTGTaacatgttttgaaaaatgttatgAATGTTTTTGATGCGGTCAAAATATGTGCCACGAGCGCTGATGCATGTCACCCGGCGCCGGGATGTATCGAGCAGTTTGACCGCCGCGTTTGCGTTATGCTGCCTCCgagtggccaaggcgggcacaggGGAAGGAGCGGCACAATGAAAGGAATCGCGGCATGAAATCGGTACGCACAAACAGtttcattccatccatccatccgtccagtTTCCGCACcatgcgggtcgcgggcgtgcttggagcttgtcccagctatcttcgggcgaggggcagggtacacgctgaacttgTTATTCGATTCTTTCGAACAGATCagtgacatttccattcattttattggGGCACGATGACCTGAGATACGAGTGTGTTCACGGAGCGGATTGAAGTCGTATCCCAAGGCACCACCCCCTGTATGTGCCTCGTGAGTGGAATTGTACCGCTATATGACTGTTTTGTCTGTCCGTGTCACCGTGGTTACCAGGGTAGTTGAGGAAGGTGACTCTGTCTCCGGGGGCGGAGCCCGCGGGCGGGGCCAGCAGCTCAGCCGGACCGTCTGGCCGAAAGCAGCGCAGGAGGCGGGCCTGCGAAGCCACGCCCTTCACTTTGCAGGCCTTGACGTTGCAGAGCAACACGGCCAGCGAGCTCGTCGGCTGCCGGGCAGAAGCAATTTAGTGACGCACGAAAAGAAGGGACAGAAAGAAACgagaggaaaaagaagaagaacgcgcTCGTACGTCGTCCGGCCGGCACTTGCTGACGACCGTGCGGGGGGCCTTCTCTCCCGTGTCTACGTCACGAACGGTCAGATCGGCCGCTAGCGGGTGGCGGCGAACGGCGAGGACGCGCCCGACTCTCAGGTCGAGGCGCGACACGTCGACTGCGGGCGCCGCCTCGAGAAGGGGCGCTTCGGGAGCAGCTGGGCGGGCAGGGAAAGGGGCGTCGTTACGGCATTGTTCCAGTTCATCATCGAGAAAGAGCCAGAACCGCCACCGGCCTCACCTTTCTTGTCTCGTCTTCTCCTGCGAGTCGCCTCGCCGGCGGTCTGCGGCGCAGCGGCGGCAGGCGAGTTGGCAGGTTTGCTGGGTGAGAGGAGGGCCTTAGCTGCAACAAAACAGACAGAAAGAGGAGGGAAAACGCCTTTCCGGCAACGACCGCGAGCGCTCGTACCGCCGCGTCTTCTCTGTTTGTCGTTGAGCTCGCGCCTCAGCTGCTCGATGTCCTTCTTCAGTTTGCCGTTTTCCACCAGCAGCTTCTTCTGCTCGCGCACGGACGCCTGCAGGACTGCCGACGAGCACAAACGTTCACCCTTCTGTCCGCTCGGCGGAATCGTCAGCGGGGGTGAAGGGTCTTACGGGCTTTCTCTCTGGTGAGCAACGCCTGGGTTTGGAAATACTCCATCATCTTCTCGCCGTCTTCGGGATTCAACTTCATCAACGCCGCCGCCAGGCTGGAAGCATAACCGAAACATcaacactttgaacattaaaatgaTCAGTGGAGACGGTTTATTTTCCTtgacaaatgacatttttctcgacttatttcaagtgaaatttcgaaacaaatgaaaattgtCGAAAAACAAGCTACTTTTTAACGTAACGGGTCTTATTTGAAGTGGAGTCAGATTCGTTTTGACGAGAAATAAAACAGAAGgtggtaagattttgagtttgtttgcggagggttgcaggtgagcttgGAGTCGATCTCtgatgactttgggcgagaggcgggggtccgcccttggactggtcgcctgcAGTCAATCGTgaggcacaaacaaacattcgtcCGTTCGCTGTGGCGTGGACACTGGCGAACAGGTCCTCGCGTGTCATGCACGCGCGCGACAGCTGTGCCGGCTCGAAATAACTTTGTCTGACAACGGCGCATGCGCACATTGCGAACAGGCGTGACTAAATGTAAAAACACCCCCTAACCCCCAACACGCACAGAAAAAAGATGCGGAATCCGAAGAGAATAAACATGAAATTGTGAAGCACAAAAACTGCGCgtcacacacgtacacactgtCACGCACACACTTGCGGCAGAGGTCCAACCTGGGATGAAACATCTTGTCCGAGTCCATGTCTCCGAGCTTTGTGTTGCTCTACGCTGACAGCCAGACACGTTTGTCCATCAGCTGTCCCAGTCCATCTTCAGCTCCGGGGGCCACGCCTCCCCACACAACCGCCTCCAGagtagcttttttaaaaatgttattattattatttttttaaatgtcaatataATCACTTTTAAT is a window from the Phycodurus eques isolate BA_2022a chromosome 23, UOR_Pequ_1.1, whole genome shotgun sequence genome containing:
- the LOC133397932 gene encoding aminoacyl tRNA synthase complex-interacting multifunctional protein 1-like; this translates as MDSDKMFHPSLAAALMKLNPEDGEKMMEYFQTQALLTREKALLQASVREQKKLLVENGKLKKDIEQLRRELNDKQRRRGAKALLSPSKPANSPAAAAPQTAGEATRRRRRDKKAAPEAPLLEAAPAVDVSRLDLRVGRVLAVRRHPLAADLTVRDVDTGEKAPRTVVSKCRPDDPTSSLAVLLCNVKACKVKGVASQARLLRCFRPDGPAELLAPPAGSAPGDRVTFLNYPGEPEPELQAKQRVWEHVQPDLRVDARGVANYKGCGFQVKGKGLCRAPTLTNCSVGCT